One Anas platyrhynchos isolate ZD024472 breed Pekin duck chromosome 2, IASCAAS_PekinDuck_T2T, whole genome shotgun sequence DNA segment encodes these proteins:
- the ENTPD3 gene encoding ectonucleoside triphosphate diphosphohydrolase 3 isoform X2 encodes MLTRTPSVVAQVFLLLSIILVIAIAVIQINQQKILSPGLKYGIVLDAGSSRTTVYVYEWPAEKENNTGVVSQTFKCNVKGPGISSYENNPGALAKPLDDCLKKVKERIPVHLHKTTSVYLGATAGMRLLRLQNETAANEVLASIQHYFRAQPFEFRGAQIITGTEEGVYGWITANYLMGNFLERNLWRTWVHPYRKETMGALDLGGASTQISFIPEVSQENFNSTLQVKLYGYNYNVYTHSFQCYGRDEAEKRLLALLLQKSSTSSSVDNPCYPRNYNTALTVKYFCGSLCTQSLRPANYYPNQSVSFRGTGDPGLCQEMVSLLFNLTACKNQEDCPFDRVHQPKVKGNFVAFSGFYYTINALNLSDHFSLADFNTSMWYFCSQNWTQLQFMLPKFEETYARSYCFSANFIYYLLIHGYNFDEGNWAQIHFQKEVGNSSITWSLGYMLSLTNMIPAESKMIQLPLKPPLFAGLLILLTATALLCLLFLVYVCIVSHKRKDISRVEYVFTPE; translated from the exons ATGCTCACCAGAACTCCAAGCGTTGTTGCCCAAGTGTTCCTTCTCTTAAGCATAATTCTTGTCATTGCTATTGCAGTGATTCAGATAAATCAGCAAAAGATCCTCTCCCCGGGGCTTAAG TACGGAATAGTTCTCGATGCTGGATCCTCACGGACTACGGTCTATGTCTATGAATGgccagcagaaaaagaaaacaacacggGAGTCGTGAGCCAAACCTTCAAGTGCAACGTGAAAG GCCCTGGTATATCCAGCTATGAGAATAACCCAGGAGCCCTTGCCAAACCCCTTGATGACTGTCTGAAAAAAGTCAAGGAGAGAATCCCCGTTCATCTGCATAAAACCACTTCTGTTTATCTGGGGGCTACAGCTGGCATGAGACTGCTGAG GTTGCAAAACGAAACAGCAGCCAATGAAGTCCTTGCGAGCATTCAGCACTACTTCAGAGCACAACCTTTCGAATTTAGGGGCGCGCAAATCATAACTGGAACAGAGGAAGGGGTGTACGGATGGATAACAGCCAACTATTTAATGGGCAATTTCTTGGAg AGAAACCTTTGGAGGACATGGGTCCATCCATACAGAAAGGAGACCATGGGTGCCCTGGATCTTGGAGGAGCTTCCACCCAAATTTCATTTATCCCGGAGGTCTCTCAGGAGAACTTCAATAGCACCTTGCAAGTGAAGTTGTATGGTTACAACTACAATGTCTACACTCACAGCTTCCAGTGCTATGGGAGGGATGAAGCAGAGAAAAGGCTTTTAGCATTGTTGCTCCAG aaatcaaGCACCAGCTCCAGCGTGGATAATCCATGTTACCCTCGAAATTACAACACTGCATTAACGGTGAAGTACTTTTGTGGCAGCCTCTGCACGCAGTCCCTGAGACCAGCAAATTATTACCCAAACCAGTCTGTGAGCTTCCGTGGAACTGGAGACCCAGGTCTGTGCCAGGAGATGGTTTCGTTACTGTTCAACCTCACTGCTTGCAAGAACCAAGAAGACTGTCCATTTGATAGAGTCCATCAGCCAAAAGTTAAAGGGAATTTTGTG GCTTTCTCAGGATTCTACTATACAATTAATGCTTTGAATTTATCCGATCATTTTTCTCTAGCTGACTTCAATACAAGTATGTGGTATTTCTGTTCACAGAACTGGACCCAG CTCCAATTCATGCTTCCTAAATTTGAAGAAACATATGCTAGATCCTACTGTTTTTCAGCCAATTTCATTTACTACTTGCTCATACATGGCTACAACTTTGATGAAGGAAATTGGGCACAGATACATTTTCAAAAGGAG GTTGGTAACAGCAGCATAACCTGGTCACTCGGCTACATGCTGAGCCTCACAAACATGATTCCAGCAGAAAGCAAGATGATCCAGCTACCTCTGAAACCTCCTTTGTTTGCTGggctcctcatcctcctcacaGCTACGGCACTGTTGTGTCTTCTCTTCCTTGTTTACGTGTGTATCGTATCACATAAACGGAAGGACATCAGTCGTGTGGAATACGTGTTTACTCCAGAATGA
- the ENTPD3 gene encoding ectonucleoside triphosphate diphosphohydrolase 3 isoform X3, whose amino-acid sequence MLFACLVASFLLPQKEGKKYGIVLDAGSSRTTVYVYEWPAEKENNTGVVSQTFKCNVKGPGISSYENNPGALAKPLDDCLKKVKERIPVHLHKTTSVYLGATAGMRLLRLQNETAANEVLASIQHYFRAQPFEFRGAQIITGTEEGVYGWITANYLMGNFLERNLWRTWVHPYRKETMGALDLGGASTQISFIPEVSQENFNSTLQVKLYGYNYNVYTHSFQCYGRDEAEKRLLALLLQKSSTSSSVDNPCYPRNYNTALTVKYFCGSLCTQSLRPANYYPNQSVSFRGTGDPGLCQEMVSLLFNLTACKNQEDCPFDRVHQPKVKGNFVAFSGFYYTINALNLSDHFSLADFNTSMWYFCSQNWTQLQFMLPKFEETYARSYCFSANFIYYLLIHGYNFDEGNWAQIHFQKEVGNSSITWSLGYMLSLTNMIPAESKMIQLPLKPPLFAGLLILLTATALLCLLFLVYVCIVSHKRKDISRVEYVFTPE is encoded by the exons ATGCTGTTTGCCTGCCTGGTTGCCAGTTTTCTGCTGCCAcagaaggaggggaagaag TACGGAATAGTTCTCGATGCTGGATCCTCACGGACTACGGTCTATGTCTATGAATGgccagcagaaaaagaaaacaacacggGAGTCGTGAGCCAAACCTTCAAGTGCAACGTGAAAG GCCCTGGTATATCCAGCTATGAGAATAACCCAGGAGCCCTTGCCAAACCCCTTGATGACTGTCTGAAAAAAGTCAAGGAGAGAATCCCCGTTCATCTGCATAAAACCACTTCTGTTTATCTGGGGGCTACAGCTGGCATGAGACTGCTGAG GTTGCAAAACGAAACAGCAGCCAATGAAGTCCTTGCGAGCATTCAGCACTACTTCAGAGCACAACCTTTCGAATTTAGGGGCGCGCAAATCATAACTGGAACAGAGGAAGGGGTGTACGGATGGATAACAGCCAACTATTTAATGGGCAATTTCTTGGAg AGAAACCTTTGGAGGACATGGGTCCATCCATACAGAAAGGAGACCATGGGTGCCCTGGATCTTGGAGGAGCTTCCACCCAAATTTCATTTATCCCGGAGGTCTCTCAGGAGAACTTCAATAGCACCTTGCAAGTGAAGTTGTATGGTTACAACTACAATGTCTACACTCACAGCTTCCAGTGCTATGGGAGGGATGAAGCAGAGAAAAGGCTTTTAGCATTGTTGCTCCAG aaatcaaGCACCAGCTCCAGCGTGGATAATCCATGTTACCCTCGAAATTACAACACTGCATTAACGGTGAAGTACTTTTGTGGCAGCCTCTGCACGCAGTCCCTGAGACCAGCAAATTATTACCCAAACCAGTCTGTGAGCTTCCGTGGAACTGGAGACCCAGGTCTGTGCCAGGAGATGGTTTCGTTACTGTTCAACCTCACTGCTTGCAAGAACCAAGAAGACTGTCCATTTGATAGAGTCCATCAGCCAAAAGTTAAAGGGAATTTTGTG GCTTTCTCAGGATTCTACTATACAATTAATGCTTTGAATTTATCCGATCATTTTTCTCTAGCTGACTTCAATACAAGTATGTGGTATTTCTGTTCACAGAACTGGACCCAG CTCCAATTCATGCTTCCTAAATTTGAAGAAACATATGCTAGATCCTACTGTTTTTCAGCCAATTTCATTTACTACTTGCTCATACATGGCTACAACTTTGATGAAGGAAATTGGGCACAGATACATTTTCAAAAGGAG GTTGGTAACAGCAGCATAACCTGGTCACTCGGCTACATGCTGAGCCTCACAAACATGATTCCAGCAGAAAGCAAGATGATCCAGCTACCTCTGAAACCTCCTTTGTTTGCTGggctcctcatcctcctcacaGCTACGGCACTGTTGTGTCTTCTCTTCCTTGTTTACGTGTGTATCGTATCACATAAACGGAAGGACATCAGTCGTGTGGAATACGTGTTTACTCCAGAATGA
- the ENTPD3 gene encoding ectonucleoside triphosphate diphosphohydrolase 3 isoform X1 — protein MCCRMLTRTPSVVAQVFLLLSIILVIAIAVIQINQQKILSPGLKYGIVLDAGSSRTTVYVYEWPAEKENNTGVVSQTFKCNVKGPGISSYENNPGALAKPLDDCLKKVKERIPVHLHKTTSVYLGATAGMRLLRLQNETAANEVLASIQHYFRAQPFEFRGAQIITGTEEGVYGWITANYLMGNFLERNLWRTWVHPYRKETMGALDLGGASTQISFIPEVSQENFNSTLQVKLYGYNYNVYTHSFQCYGRDEAEKRLLALLLQKSSTSSSVDNPCYPRNYNTALTVKYFCGSLCTQSLRPANYYPNQSVSFRGTGDPGLCQEMVSLLFNLTACKNQEDCPFDRVHQPKVKGNFVAFSGFYYTINALNLSDHFSLADFNTSMWYFCSQNWTQLQFMLPKFEETYARSYCFSANFIYYLLIHGYNFDEGNWAQIHFQKEVGNSSITWSLGYMLSLTNMIPAESKMIQLPLKPPLFAGLLILLTATALLCLLFLVYVCIVSHKRKDISRVEYVFTPE, from the exons ATGTGCTGCAG GATGCTCACCAGAACTCCAAGCGTTGTTGCCCAAGTGTTCCTTCTCTTAAGCATAATTCTTGTCATTGCTATTGCAGTGATTCAGATAAATCAGCAAAAGATCCTCTCCCCGGGGCTTAAG TACGGAATAGTTCTCGATGCTGGATCCTCACGGACTACGGTCTATGTCTATGAATGgccagcagaaaaagaaaacaacacggGAGTCGTGAGCCAAACCTTCAAGTGCAACGTGAAAG GCCCTGGTATATCCAGCTATGAGAATAACCCAGGAGCCCTTGCCAAACCCCTTGATGACTGTCTGAAAAAAGTCAAGGAGAGAATCCCCGTTCATCTGCATAAAACCACTTCTGTTTATCTGGGGGCTACAGCTGGCATGAGACTGCTGAG GTTGCAAAACGAAACAGCAGCCAATGAAGTCCTTGCGAGCATTCAGCACTACTTCAGAGCACAACCTTTCGAATTTAGGGGCGCGCAAATCATAACTGGAACAGAGGAAGGGGTGTACGGATGGATAACAGCCAACTATTTAATGGGCAATTTCTTGGAg AGAAACCTTTGGAGGACATGGGTCCATCCATACAGAAAGGAGACCATGGGTGCCCTGGATCTTGGAGGAGCTTCCACCCAAATTTCATTTATCCCGGAGGTCTCTCAGGAGAACTTCAATAGCACCTTGCAAGTGAAGTTGTATGGTTACAACTACAATGTCTACACTCACAGCTTCCAGTGCTATGGGAGGGATGAAGCAGAGAAAAGGCTTTTAGCATTGTTGCTCCAG aaatcaaGCACCAGCTCCAGCGTGGATAATCCATGTTACCCTCGAAATTACAACACTGCATTAACGGTGAAGTACTTTTGTGGCAGCCTCTGCACGCAGTCCCTGAGACCAGCAAATTATTACCCAAACCAGTCTGTGAGCTTCCGTGGAACTGGAGACCCAGGTCTGTGCCAGGAGATGGTTTCGTTACTGTTCAACCTCACTGCTTGCAAGAACCAAGAAGACTGTCCATTTGATAGAGTCCATCAGCCAAAAGTTAAAGGGAATTTTGTG GCTTTCTCAGGATTCTACTATACAATTAATGCTTTGAATTTATCCGATCATTTTTCTCTAGCTGACTTCAATACAAGTATGTGGTATTTCTGTTCACAGAACTGGACCCAG CTCCAATTCATGCTTCCTAAATTTGAAGAAACATATGCTAGATCCTACTGTTTTTCAGCCAATTTCATTTACTACTTGCTCATACATGGCTACAACTTTGATGAAGGAAATTGGGCACAGATACATTTTCAAAAGGAG GTTGGTAACAGCAGCATAACCTGGTCACTCGGCTACATGCTGAGCCTCACAAACATGATTCCAGCAGAAAGCAAGATGATCCAGCTACCTCTGAAACCTCCTTTGTTTGCTGggctcctcatcctcctcacaGCTACGGCACTGTTGTGTCTTCTCTTCCTTGTTTACGTGTGTATCGTATCACATAAACGGAAGGACATCAGTCGTGTGGAATACGTGTTTACTCCAGAATGA